In Camelina sativa cultivar DH55 chromosome 16, Cs, whole genome shotgun sequence, a single window of DNA contains:
- the LOC104749840 gene encoding uncharacterized protein LOC104749840 isoform X3 has translation MLQWMGGSRRKVAASHTSVKKRQKQYFEQRRQQQHQQLTVGSESFTNDINNSNQHPREHHSLDILNLLHLSTVTPECQPSCPKVDLDADFFNLNDNTSGVGSSLNHKAEPTSSKRALFNFPDNQTKDFNNANTTTDVMDASLSYRTSFSLPENQTNELKKANTTKDLLDGTERKLSVFDLVGDDHATTYKEESSPSEAHMAFSVEGLGNINTKTPVNSPHPPDRTFAYRCSSPWKGTGQQATLNVRARLYDFEKEVDTIIESGKMFQEDSRYRSPIAIHAKDGGRKQKLLTFSDHLQNQYSDTRSFFCDAADFNNSRFSDAKSAFLDDREDGFYWNGEQPCGKESLNPDFLKYGKDYTESRSSVEYHRKKKRDYLETTWRSNIRDSPTRRSHILERNIDHPSFTKAAYFKTPDFDFDTEFDQPVWSSIVPEEDKDSLSLRSEESCSSSAVWTNETHNSQFDTKTRQKKREPNSFCNLGDKKYLNNDLFQESWEDWDVDDQHMKRKVGSGKQVRLSNPGKLKSTSQRGGGLDASYNWFAEGFTSAAISSDFTSERDKPYPFLNPDLGSSHWCPSRAPDSIPETWVPKFSVGGTGDDDEDDYINRLSANRKSELLAAETSGFENDTLSENDNEQSREVNDPKSQGDETSSSVAKSLSDENECNPNKVVMETKHQGNRESGERTS, from the exons ATGTTGCAATGGATGGGAGGATCGAGGCGTAAAGTGGCTGCT TCACACACGTCAGTGAAGAAGAG GCAAAAGCAATACTTTGAGCAGAGGAGACAGCAACAGCATCAGCAGCTCACAGTTGGGTCTGAGAGCTTTACTAATGATATAAACAATAGTAATCAACACCCAAGAGAACACCACTCTCTGGATATTCTCAATTTGCTCCACTTGTCAACCGTTACTCCTGAATGCCAACCTTCTTGTCCAAAAGTTG ATCTGGATGCTGATTTCTTCAACCTGAATGACAACACATCCGGAGTAG GAAGTTCATTAAACCATAAAGCAGAACCTACTTCCTCGAAGAG GGCTTTGTTTAATTTTCCTGACAACCAGACAAAAGATTTCAACAATGCAAACACCACAACGGACGTTATGGATGCTTCACTGTCTTACAGGACTTCTTTTAGTCTCCCTGAAAACCAGACAAATGAATTAAAgaaagcaaacaccacaaaggATCTGTTGGATGGCACAGAGCGGA AGTTATCTGTCTTTGATTTGGTTGGGGATGATCATGCAACAACCTACAAGGAAGAATCTTCTCCGTCTGAGGCTCACATGGCATTTTCAGTTGAAG GATTAGGTAATATAAATACGAAAACTCCAGTTAATTCTCCACATCCACCAGACAG AACCTTTGCGTACCGGTGCTCCTCTCCATGGAAGGGTACAGGTCAACAAGCTACATTGAACGTCAGGGCAAGGCTCTACGACTTTGAGAAGGAAGTG GACACAATTATTGAAAGTGGCAAAATGTTCCAAGAGGACAGCCGTTATAGGTCTCCCATTGCCATACATGCTAAAGATGGGGGCAGAAAGCAAAAACTGCTCACTTTCAGTGATCACTTGCAAAATCAATATAGCGACACAAGAAGTTTCTTCTGCGATGCTGCAGATTTCAACAACAGCAGGTTCTCGGATG CTAAGTCTGCCTTTCTTGATGACCGGGAAGATGGTTTTTACTGGAACGGCGAACAGCCATGTGGAAAGGAAAGTTTGAACCCTGATTTCTTGAAATATGGCAAGGATTACACTGAGAGTCGCTCTTCTGTAGAATACCATAGGAAAAAGAAGAG GGATTATCTGGAAACGACCTGGAGGTCCAACATTAGAG aTTCACCAACTCGAAGATCACATATTCTAGAAAGGAATATCGATCATCCAAGTTTCACTAAGGCAGC TTATTTCAAAACCCCTGACTTTGATTTTGACACTGAGTTTGACCAACCGGTTTGGTCGTCCATTGTACCTGAGGAAGATAAAGACAGCCTTAGTTTGCGTAG CGAAGAATCTTGCTCATCTAGTGCTG TTTGGACCAATGAAACCCATAATTCACAGTTTGACACcaaaacaagacaaaagaaaagggaaCCTAATTCGTTTTGCAACCTTGGAGACAAGAAGTATCTGAATAATGACCTTTTCCAAGAATCGTGGGAAGATTGGGATGTAGATGATCAACATATGAAGAGAAAAGTTGGGTCTGGAAAGCAGGTTAGACTATCAAACCCAGGAAAGTTAAAATCTACCAGTCAGAGAGGAGGTGGTCTAGACGCGTCTTACAATTGGTTTGCAGAAGGATTTACATCTGCAGCCATAAGCTCAG ATTTTACAAGTGAGAGGGACAAGCCATATCCTTTCCTAAACCCTGACCTTGGTAGCTCGCACTGGTGTCCATCTCGTGCCCCTGATTCTATTCCGGAAACATGGGTTCCAAAGTTTTCAGTAGGAGGCactggagatgatgatgaagacgactATATAAACCGTTTATCAGCAAACCGTAAATCAGAACTACTAGCAGCAGAGACAAGCGGTTTTGAGAATGACACGTTATCAGAGAACGATAATGAGCAAAGCAGAGAAGTGAATGACCCAAAAAGTCAGGGAGATGAGACCTCGTCATCCGTTGCAAAGAGCCTCTCAGACGAAAATGA aTGTAACCCCAACAAGGTAGTCATGGAAACTAAGCATCAAGGAAACAGAG AATCAGGAGAAAGGACAAGTTGA
- the LOC104749840 gene encoding uncharacterized protein LOC104749840 isoform X2, producing the protein MLQWMGGSRRKVAASHTSVKKRQKQYFEQRRQQQHQQLTVGSESFTNDINNSNQHPREHHSLDILNLLHLSTVTPECQPSCPKVDLDADFFNLNDNTSGVGSSLNHKAEPTSSKRALFNFPDNQTKDFNNANTTTDVMDASLSYRTSFSLPENQTNELKKANTTKDLLDGTERKLSVFDLVGDDHATTYKEESSPSEAHMAFSVEGLGNINTKTPVNSPHPPDRTFAYRCSSPWKGTGQQATLNVRARLYDFEKEVDTIIESGKMFQEDSRYRSPIAIHAKDGGRKQKLLTFSDHLQNQYSDTRSFFCDAADFNNSRFSDGEWNAKSAFLDDREDGFYWNGEQPCGKESLNPDFLKYGKDYTESRSSVEYHRKKKRDYLETTWRSNIRDSPTRRSHILERNIDHPSFTKAAYFKTPDFDFDTEFDQPVWSSIVPEEDKDSLSLRSEESCSSSAVWTNETHNSQFDTKTRQKKREPNSFCNLGDKKYLNNDLFQESWEDWDVDDQHMKRKVGSGKQVRLSNPGKLKSTSQRGGGLDASYNWFAEGFTSAAISSDFTSERDKPYPFLNPDLGSSHWCPSRAPDSIPETWVPKFSVGGTGDDDEDDYINRLSANRKSELLAAETSGFENDTLSENDNEQSREVNDPKSQGDETSSSVAKSLSDENECNPNKVVMETKHQGNRGERTS; encoded by the exons ATGTTGCAATGGATGGGAGGATCGAGGCGTAAAGTGGCTGCT TCACACACGTCAGTGAAGAAGAG GCAAAAGCAATACTTTGAGCAGAGGAGACAGCAACAGCATCAGCAGCTCACAGTTGGGTCTGAGAGCTTTACTAATGATATAAACAATAGTAATCAACACCCAAGAGAACACCACTCTCTGGATATTCTCAATTTGCTCCACTTGTCAACCGTTACTCCTGAATGCCAACCTTCTTGTCCAAAAGTTG ATCTGGATGCTGATTTCTTCAACCTGAATGACAACACATCCGGAGTAG GAAGTTCATTAAACCATAAAGCAGAACCTACTTCCTCGAAGAG GGCTTTGTTTAATTTTCCTGACAACCAGACAAAAGATTTCAACAATGCAAACACCACAACGGACGTTATGGATGCTTCACTGTCTTACAGGACTTCTTTTAGTCTCCCTGAAAACCAGACAAATGAATTAAAgaaagcaaacaccacaaaggATCTGTTGGATGGCACAGAGCGGA AGTTATCTGTCTTTGATTTGGTTGGGGATGATCATGCAACAACCTACAAGGAAGAATCTTCTCCGTCTGAGGCTCACATGGCATTTTCAGTTGAAG GATTAGGTAATATAAATACGAAAACTCCAGTTAATTCTCCACATCCACCAGACAG AACCTTTGCGTACCGGTGCTCCTCTCCATGGAAGGGTACAGGTCAACAAGCTACATTGAACGTCAGGGCAAGGCTCTACGACTTTGAGAAGGAAGTG GACACAATTATTGAAAGTGGCAAAATGTTCCAAGAGGACAGCCGTTATAGGTCTCCCATTGCCATACATGCTAAAGATGGGGGCAGAAAGCAAAAACTGCTCACTTTCAGTGATCACTTGCAAAATCAATATAGCGACACAAGAAGTTTCTTCTGCGATGCTGCAGATTTCAACAACAGCAGGTTCTCGGATGGTGAGTGGAATG CTAAGTCTGCCTTTCTTGATGACCGGGAAGATGGTTTTTACTGGAACGGCGAACAGCCATGTGGAAAGGAAAGTTTGAACCCTGATTTCTTGAAATATGGCAAGGATTACACTGAGAGTCGCTCTTCTGTAGAATACCATAGGAAAAAGAAGAG GGATTATCTGGAAACGACCTGGAGGTCCAACATTAGAG aTTCACCAACTCGAAGATCACATATTCTAGAAAGGAATATCGATCATCCAAGTTTCACTAAGGCAGC TTATTTCAAAACCCCTGACTTTGATTTTGACACTGAGTTTGACCAACCGGTTTGGTCGTCCATTGTACCTGAGGAAGATAAAGACAGCCTTAGTTTGCGTAG CGAAGAATCTTGCTCATCTAGTGCTG TTTGGACCAATGAAACCCATAATTCACAGTTTGACACcaaaacaagacaaaagaaaagggaaCCTAATTCGTTTTGCAACCTTGGAGACAAGAAGTATCTGAATAATGACCTTTTCCAAGAATCGTGGGAAGATTGGGATGTAGATGATCAACATATGAAGAGAAAAGTTGGGTCTGGAAAGCAGGTTAGACTATCAAACCCAGGAAAGTTAAAATCTACCAGTCAGAGAGGAGGTGGTCTAGACGCGTCTTACAATTGGTTTGCAGAAGGATTTACATCTGCAGCCATAAGCTCAG ATTTTACAAGTGAGAGGGACAAGCCATATCCTTTCCTAAACCCTGACCTTGGTAGCTCGCACTGGTGTCCATCTCGTGCCCCTGATTCTATTCCGGAAACATGGGTTCCAAAGTTTTCAGTAGGAGGCactggagatgatgatgaagacgactATATAAACCGTTTATCAGCAAACCGTAAATCAGAACTACTAGCAGCAGAGACAAGCGGTTTTGAGAATGACACGTTATCAGAGAACGATAATGAGCAAAGCAGAGAAGTGAATGACCCAAAAAGTCAGGGAGATGAGACCTCGTCATCCGTTGCAAAGAGCCTCTCAGACGAAAATGA aTGTAACCCCAACAAGGTAGTCATGGAAACTAAGCATCAAGGAAACAGAG GAGAAAGGACAAGTTGA
- the LOC104749840 gene encoding uncharacterized protein LOC104749840 isoform X5 — MLQWMGGSRRKVAASHTSVKKRQKQYFEQRRQQQHQQLTVGSESFTNDINNSNQHPREHHSLDILNLLHLSTVTPECQPSCPKVDLDADFFNLNDNTSGVGSSLNHKAEPTSSKRALFNFPDNQTKDFNNANTTTDVMDASLSYRTSFSLPENQTNELKKANTTKDLLDGTERKLSVFDLVGDDHATTYKEESSPSEAHMAFSVEGLGNINTKTPVNSPHPPDRTFAYRCSSPWKGTGQQATLNVRARLYDFEKEVDTIIESGKMFQEDSRYRSPIAIHAKDGGRKQKLLTFSDHLQNQYSDTRSFFCDAADFNNSRFSDDGFYWNGEQPCGKESLNPDFLKYGKDYTESRSSVEYHRKKKRDYLETTWRSNIRDSPTRRSHILERNIDHPSFTKAAYFKTPDFDFDTEFDQPVWSSIVPEEDKDSLSLRSEESCSSSAVWTNETHNSQFDTKTRQKKREPNSFCNLGDKKYLNNDLFQESWEDWDVDDQHMKRKVGSGKQVRLSNPGKLKSTSQRGGGLDASYNWFAEGFTSAAISSDFTSERDKPYPFLNPDLGSSHWCPSRAPDSIPETWVPKFSVGGTGDDDEDDYINRLSANRKSELLAAETSGFENDTLSENDNEQSREVNDPKSQGDETSSSVAKSLSDENECNPNKVVMETKHQGNRESGERTS; from the exons ATGTTGCAATGGATGGGAGGATCGAGGCGTAAAGTGGCTGCT TCACACACGTCAGTGAAGAAGAG GCAAAAGCAATACTTTGAGCAGAGGAGACAGCAACAGCATCAGCAGCTCACAGTTGGGTCTGAGAGCTTTACTAATGATATAAACAATAGTAATCAACACCCAAGAGAACACCACTCTCTGGATATTCTCAATTTGCTCCACTTGTCAACCGTTACTCCTGAATGCCAACCTTCTTGTCCAAAAGTTG ATCTGGATGCTGATTTCTTCAACCTGAATGACAACACATCCGGAGTAG GAAGTTCATTAAACCATAAAGCAGAACCTACTTCCTCGAAGAG GGCTTTGTTTAATTTTCCTGACAACCAGACAAAAGATTTCAACAATGCAAACACCACAACGGACGTTATGGATGCTTCACTGTCTTACAGGACTTCTTTTAGTCTCCCTGAAAACCAGACAAATGAATTAAAgaaagcaaacaccacaaaggATCTGTTGGATGGCACAGAGCGGA AGTTATCTGTCTTTGATTTGGTTGGGGATGATCATGCAACAACCTACAAGGAAGAATCTTCTCCGTCTGAGGCTCACATGGCATTTTCAGTTGAAG GATTAGGTAATATAAATACGAAAACTCCAGTTAATTCTCCACATCCACCAGACAG AACCTTTGCGTACCGGTGCTCCTCTCCATGGAAGGGTACAGGTCAACAAGCTACATTGAACGTCAGGGCAAGGCTCTACGACTTTGAGAAGGAAGTG GACACAATTATTGAAAGTGGCAAAATGTTCCAAGAGGACAGCCGTTATAGGTCTCCCATTGCCATACATGCTAAAGATGGGGGCAGAAAGCAAAAACTGCTCACTTTCAGTGATCACTTGCAAAATCAATATAGCGACACAAGAAGTTTCTTCTGCGATGCTGCAGATTTCAACAACAGCAGGTTCTCGGATG ATGGTTTTTACTGGAACGGCGAACAGCCATGTGGAAAGGAAAGTTTGAACCCTGATTTCTTGAAATATGGCAAGGATTACACTGAGAGTCGCTCTTCTGTAGAATACCATAGGAAAAAGAAGAG GGATTATCTGGAAACGACCTGGAGGTCCAACATTAGAG aTTCACCAACTCGAAGATCACATATTCTAGAAAGGAATATCGATCATCCAAGTTTCACTAAGGCAGC TTATTTCAAAACCCCTGACTTTGATTTTGACACTGAGTTTGACCAACCGGTTTGGTCGTCCATTGTACCTGAGGAAGATAAAGACAGCCTTAGTTTGCGTAG CGAAGAATCTTGCTCATCTAGTGCTG TTTGGACCAATGAAACCCATAATTCACAGTTTGACACcaaaacaagacaaaagaaaagggaaCCTAATTCGTTTTGCAACCTTGGAGACAAGAAGTATCTGAATAATGACCTTTTCCAAGAATCGTGGGAAGATTGGGATGTAGATGATCAACATATGAAGAGAAAAGTTGGGTCTGGAAAGCAGGTTAGACTATCAAACCCAGGAAAGTTAAAATCTACCAGTCAGAGAGGAGGTGGTCTAGACGCGTCTTACAATTGGTTTGCAGAAGGATTTACATCTGCAGCCATAAGCTCAG ATTTTACAAGTGAGAGGGACAAGCCATATCCTTTCCTAAACCCTGACCTTGGTAGCTCGCACTGGTGTCCATCTCGTGCCCCTGATTCTATTCCGGAAACATGGGTTCCAAAGTTTTCAGTAGGAGGCactggagatgatgatgaagacgactATATAAACCGTTTATCAGCAAACCGTAAATCAGAACTACTAGCAGCAGAGACAAGCGGTTTTGAGAATGACACGTTATCAGAGAACGATAATGAGCAAAGCAGAGAAGTGAATGACCCAAAAAGTCAGGGAGATGAGACCTCGTCATCCGTTGCAAAGAGCCTCTCAGACGAAAATGA aTGTAACCCCAACAAGGTAGTCATGGAAACTAAGCATCAAGGAAACAGAG AATCAGGAGAAAGGACAAGTTGA
- the LOC104749840 gene encoding uncharacterized protein LOC104749840 isoform X6, whose translation MLQWMGGSRRKVAASHTSVKKRQKQYFEQRRQQQHQQLTVGSESFTNDINNSNQHPREHHSLDILNLLHLSTVTPECQPSCPKVDLDADFFNLNDNTSGVGSSLNHKAEPTSSKRALFNFPDNQTKDFNNANTTTDVMDASLSYRTSFSLPENQTNELKKANTTKDLLDGTERKLSVFDLVGDDHATTYKEESSPSEAHMAFSVEGLGNINTKTPVNSPHPPDRTFAYRCSSPWKGTGQQATLNVRARLYDFEKEVDTIIESGKMFQEDSRYRSPIAIHAKDGGRKQKLLTFSDHLQNQYSDTRSFFCDAADFNNSRFSDGEWNAKSAFLDDREDGFYWNGEQPCGKESLNPDFLKYGKDYTESRSSVEYHRKKKRDYLETTWRSNIRDSPTRRSHILERNIDHPSFTKAAYFKTPDFDFDTEFDQPVWSSIVPEEDKDSLSLRSEESCSSSAVWTNETHNSQFDTKTRQKKREPNSFCNLGDKKYLNNDLFQESWEDWDVDDQHMKRKVGSGKQVRLSNPGKLKSTSQRGGGLDASYNWFAEGFTSAAISSDFTSERDKPYPFLNPDLGSSHWCPSRAPDSIPETWVPKFSVGGTGDDDEDDYINRLSANRKSELLAAETSGFENDTLSENDNEQSREVNDPKSQGDETSSSVAKSLSDENEYM comes from the exons ATGTTGCAATGGATGGGAGGATCGAGGCGTAAAGTGGCTGCT TCACACACGTCAGTGAAGAAGAG GCAAAAGCAATACTTTGAGCAGAGGAGACAGCAACAGCATCAGCAGCTCACAGTTGGGTCTGAGAGCTTTACTAATGATATAAACAATAGTAATCAACACCCAAGAGAACACCACTCTCTGGATATTCTCAATTTGCTCCACTTGTCAACCGTTACTCCTGAATGCCAACCTTCTTGTCCAAAAGTTG ATCTGGATGCTGATTTCTTCAACCTGAATGACAACACATCCGGAGTAG GAAGTTCATTAAACCATAAAGCAGAACCTACTTCCTCGAAGAG GGCTTTGTTTAATTTTCCTGACAACCAGACAAAAGATTTCAACAATGCAAACACCACAACGGACGTTATGGATGCTTCACTGTCTTACAGGACTTCTTTTAGTCTCCCTGAAAACCAGACAAATGAATTAAAgaaagcaaacaccacaaaggATCTGTTGGATGGCACAGAGCGGA AGTTATCTGTCTTTGATTTGGTTGGGGATGATCATGCAACAACCTACAAGGAAGAATCTTCTCCGTCTGAGGCTCACATGGCATTTTCAGTTGAAG GATTAGGTAATATAAATACGAAAACTCCAGTTAATTCTCCACATCCACCAGACAG AACCTTTGCGTACCGGTGCTCCTCTCCATGGAAGGGTACAGGTCAACAAGCTACATTGAACGTCAGGGCAAGGCTCTACGACTTTGAGAAGGAAGTG GACACAATTATTGAAAGTGGCAAAATGTTCCAAGAGGACAGCCGTTATAGGTCTCCCATTGCCATACATGCTAAAGATGGGGGCAGAAAGCAAAAACTGCTCACTTTCAGTGATCACTTGCAAAATCAATATAGCGACACAAGAAGTTTCTTCTGCGATGCTGCAGATTTCAACAACAGCAGGTTCTCGGATGGTGAGTGGAATG CTAAGTCTGCCTTTCTTGATGACCGGGAAGATGGTTTTTACTGGAACGGCGAACAGCCATGTGGAAAGGAAAGTTTGAACCCTGATTTCTTGAAATATGGCAAGGATTACACTGAGAGTCGCTCTTCTGTAGAATACCATAGGAAAAAGAAGAG GGATTATCTGGAAACGACCTGGAGGTCCAACATTAGAG aTTCACCAACTCGAAGATCACATATTCTAGAAAGGAATATCGATCATCCAAGTTTCACTAAGGCAGC TTATTTCAAAACCCCTGACTTTGATTTTGACACTGAGTTTGACCAACCGGTTTGGTCGTCCATTGTACCTGAGGAAGATAAAGACAGCCTTAGTTTGCGTAG CGAAGAATCTTGCTCATCTAGTGCTG TTTGGACCAATGAAACCCATAATTCACAGTTTGACACcaaaacaagacaaaagaaaagggaaCCTAATTCGTTTTGCAACCTTGGAGACAAGAAGTATCTGAATAATGACCTTTTCCAAGAATCGTGGGAAGATTGGGATGTAGATGATCAACATATGAAGAGAAAAGTTGGGTCTGGAAAGCAGGTTAGACTATCAAACCCAGGAAAGTTAAAATCTACCAGTCAGAGAGGAGGTGGTCTAGACGCGTCTTACAATTGGTTTGCAGAAGGATTTACATCTGCAGCCATAAGCTCAG ATTTTACAAGTGAGAGGGACAAGCCATATCCTTTCCTAAACCCTGACCTTGGTAGCTCGCACTGGTGTCCATCTCGTGCCCCTGATTCTATTCCGGAAACATGGGTTCCAAAGTTTTCAGTAGGAGGCactggagatgatgatgaagacgactATATAAACCGTTTATCAGCAAACCGTAAATCAGAACTACTAGCAGCAGAGACAAGCGGTTTTGAGAATGACACGTTATCAGAGAACGATAATGAGCAAAGCAGAGAAGTGAATGACCCAAAAAGTCAGGGAGATGAGACCTCGTCATCCGTTGCAAAGAGCCTCTCAGACGAAAATGAGTAT aTGTAA
- the LOC104749840 gene encoding uncharacterized protein LOC104749840 isoform X1, whose amino-acid sequence MLQWMGGSRRKVAASHTSVKKRQKQYFEQRRQQQHQQLTVGSESFTNDINNSNQHPREHHSLDILNLLHLSTVTPECQPSCPKVDLDADFFNLNDNTSGVGSSLNHKAEPTSSKRALFNFPDNQTKDFNNANTTTDVMDASLSYRTSFSLPENQTNELKKANTTKDLLDGTERKLSVFDLVGDDHATTYKEESSPSEAHMAFSVEGLGNINTKTPVNSPHPPDRTFAYRCSSPWKGTGQQATLNVRARLYDFEKEVDTIIESGKMFQEDSRYRSPIAIHAKDGGRKQKLLTFSDHLQNQYSDTRSFFCDAADFNNSRFSDGEWNAKSAFLDDREDGFYWNGEQPCGKESLNPDFLKYGKDYTESRSSVEYHRKKKRDYLETTWRSNIRDSPTRRSHILERNIDHPSFTKAAYFKTPDFDFDTEFDQPVWSSIVPEEDKDSLSLRSEESCSSSAVWTNETHNSQFDTKTRQKKREPNSFCNLGDKKYLNNDLFQESWEDWDVDDQHMKRKVGSGKQVRLSNPGKLKSTSQRGGGLDASYNWFAEGFTSAAISSDFTSERDKPYPFLNPDLGSSHWCPSRAPDSIPETWVPKFSVGGTGDDDEDDYINRLSANRKSELLAAETSGFENDTLSENDNEQSREVNDPKSQGDETSSSVAKSLSDENECNPNKVVMETKHQGNRESGERTS is encoded by the exons ATGTTGCAATGGATGGGAGGATCGAGGCGTAAAGTGGCTGCT TCACACACGTCAGTGAAGAAGAG GCAAAAGCAATACTTTGAGCAGAGGAGACAGCAACAGCATCAGCAGCTCACAGTTGGGTCTGAGAGCTTTACTAATGATATAAACAATAGTAATCAACACCCAAGAGAACACCACTCTCTGGATATTCTCAATTTGCTCCACTTGTCAACCGTTACTCCTGAATGCCAACCTTCTTGTCCAAAAGTTG ATCTGGATGCTGATTTCTTCAACCTGAATGACAACACATCCGGAGTAG GAAGTTCATTAAACCATAAAGCAGAACCTACTTCCTCGAAGAG GGCTTTGTTTAATTTTCCTGACAACCAGACAAAAGATTTCAACAATGCAAACACCACAACGGACGTTATGGATGCTTCACTGTCTTACAGGACTTCTTTTAGTCTCCCTGAAAACCAGACAAATGAATTAAAgaaagcaaacaccacaaaggATCTGTTGGATGGCACAGAGCGGA AGTTATCTGTCTTTGATTTGGTTGGGGATGATCATGCAACAACCTACAAGGAAGAATCTTCTCCGTCTGAGGCTCACATGGCATTTTCAGTTGAAG GATTAGGTAATATAAATACGAAAACTCCAGTTAATTCTCCACATCCACCAGACAG AACCTTTGCGTACCGGTGCTCCTCTCCATGGAAGGGTACAGGTCAACAAGCTACATTGAACGTCAGGGCAAGGCTCTACGACTTTGAGAAGGAAGTG GACACAATTATTGAAAGTGGCAAAATGTTCCAAGAGGACAGCCGTTATAGGTCTCCCATTGCCATACATGCTAAAGATGGGGGCAGAAAGCAAAAACTGCTCACTTTCAGTGATCACTTGCAAAATCAATATAGCGACACAAGAAGTTTCTTCTGCGATGCTGCAGATTTCAACAACAGCAGGTTCTCGGATGGTGAGTGGAATG CTAAGTCTGCCTTTCTTGATGACCGGGAAGATGGTTTTTACTGGAACGGCGAACAGCCATGTGGAAAGGAAAGTTTGAACCCTGATTTCTTGAAATATGGCAAGGATTACACTGAGAGTCGCTCTTCTGTAGAATACCATAGGAAAAAGAAGAG GGATTATCTGGAAACGACCTGGAGGTCCAACATTAGAG aTTCACCAACTCGAAGATCACATATTCTAGAAAGGAATATCGATCATCCAAGTTTCACTAAGGCAGC TTATTTCAAAACCCCTGACTTTGATTTTGACACTGAGTTTGACCAACCGGTTTGGTCGTCCATTGTACCTGAGGAAGATAAAGACAGCCTTAGTTTGCGTAG CGAAGAATCTTGCTCATCTAGTGCTG TTTGGACCAATGAAACCCATAATTCACAGTTTGACACcaaaacaagacaaaagaaaagggaaCCTAATTCGTTTTGCAACCTTGGAGACAAGAAGTATCTGAATAATGACCTTTTCCAAGAATCGTGGGAAGATTGGGATGTAGATGATCAACATATGAAGAGAAAAGTTGGGTCTGGAAAGCAGGTTAGACTATCAAACCCAGGAAAGTTAAAATCTACCAGTCAGAGAGGAGGTGGTCTAGACGCGTCTTACAATTGGTTTGCAGAAGGATTTACATCTGCAGCCATAAGCTCAG ATTTTACAAGTGAGAGGGACAAGCCATATCCTTTCCTAAACCCTGACCTTGGTAGCTCGCACTGGTGTCCATCTCGTGCCCCTGATTCTATTCCGGAAACATGGGTTCCAAAGTTTTCAGTAGGAGGCactggagatgatgatgaagacgactATATAAACCGTTTATCAGCAAACCGTAAATCAGAACTACTAGCAGCAGAGACAAGCGGTTTTGAGAATGACACGTTATCAGAGAACGATAATGAGCAAAGCAGAGAAGTGAATGACCCAAAAAGTCAGGGAGATGAGACCTCGTCATCCGTTGCAAAGAGCCTCTCAGACGAAAATGA aTGTAACCCCAACAAGGTAGTCATGGAAACTAAGCATCAAGGAAACAGAG AATCAGGAGAAAGGACAAGTTGA